Proteins encoded by one window of Homoserinimonas aerilata:
- a CDS encoding TetR/AcrR family transcriptional regulator: MSEEVLGTTAQRAPAIPASPERPKLASGPGAKARILSTATRLFYYEGIRAVGIDRLISEASVTKATFYKHYGSKDTLILAYVAHVHDETQAILEELVNDSTSASDALRRLIARIQHETQAPDFRGCAFNNAAVEFADSRHPVREVVRDHRDWFSELLASLFRAAEHPMPGDAADEFMLLRDGAMTGAYVGDSIAAGSALSRFADRILGDR; the protein is encoded by the coding sequence GTGTCGGAAGAAGTACTCGGTACCACTGCGCAGCGTGCTCCCGCCATTCCCGCCTCCCCCGAACGGCCAAAACTCGCATCCGGCCCCGGCGCCAAGGCGCGCATCCTCAGCACCGCGACGCGCCTGTTCTACTACGAGGGCATCCGCGCCGTCGGCATCGACCGGCTGATCAGCGAGGCCAGCGTCACCAAGGCCACCTTCTACAAGCACTACGGCTCGAAGGACACGCTGATCCTCGCGTACGTCGCGCACGTGCACGACGAGACCCAGGCGATCCTCGAAGAGCTGGTCAACGACTCCACGAGCGCCTCCGACGCCCTCCGGCGCCTCATCGCCCGCATCCAACACGAGACCCAGGCACCCGACTTCAGAGGCTGCGCCTTCAACAACGCCGCCGTCGAATTCGCCGACAGCAGGCATCCGGTGCGCGAGGTCGTGCGCGATCACCGCGACTGGTTCAGCGAGCTGCTCGCCTCCCTGTTCCGTGCCGCAGAGCATCCGATGCCCGGCGACGCAGCCGACGAGTTCATGCTCCTGCGCGACGGCGCCATGACCGGCGCCTACGTGGGCGACAGCATCGCCGCAGGCTCAGCCCTCAGCCGCTTCGCGGATCGGATTCTCGGCGACCGCTGA